The following are encoded in a window of Syngnathus scovelli strain Florida chromosome 4, RoL_Ssco_1.2, whole genome shotgun sequence genomic DNA:
- the foxf1 gene encoding forkhead box protein F1 — translation MTAEVQQPQAHTPAQSGPMSAPDKTAVMDTAASSTAKAKKTNAGIRRPEKPPYSYIALIVMAIQSSPTKRLTLSEIYQFLQSRFPFFRGSYQGWKNSVRHNLSLNECFIKLPKGLGRPGKGHYWTIDPASEFMFEEGSFRRRPRGFRRKCQALKPMYSMMNGLGFNHIPESYNFQGSGGGLSCPPNSLSLDNGIGMMNGHLAGNMDGMALSGHSMTHLSANGGHSYMGSCAANAAEGGYPHHDTSASPLLTSGGVMEPHPVYSSPASAWAPSPNNGASYIKQQPLSPCNPGANALQPSLPTHSLEQPYLHQNGHTATDLQGIPRYHSQSPSMCDRKEFVFSFNAMTSSAMHSPSSGSYYHHQQVSYQDIKPCVM, via the exons ATGACGGCAGAGGTCCAGCAGCCCCAAGCGCACACTCCTGCCCAGAGCGGCCCCATGTCTGCTCCGGACAAGACCGCGGTGATGGACACCGCCGCCTCCTCCACCGCCAAAGCCAAAAAGACCAACGCGGGGATCCGCCGGCCGGAGAAGCCTCCTTACTCTTACATCGCCCTCATCGTCATGGCGATCCAGAGCTCCCCCACCAAGCGGCTGACCCTCAGTGAGATCTACCAGTTCCTGCAGAGTCGCTTCCCCTTCTTCAGGGGCTCCTACCAGGGCTGGAAGAACTCTGTGCGCCACAATTTGTCCCTAAACGAGTGCTTCATCAAGCTGCCCAAGGGTCTGGGCCGGCCAGGGAAGGGTCACTACTGGACTATCGACCCGGCAAGTGAGTTTATGTTCGAGGAGGGCTCGTTCAGGAGGAGACCCCGAGGGTTCCGGCGCAAGTGCCAAGCGCTCAAGCCCATGTACAGCATGATGAACGGTTTGGGCTTCAACCACATCCCAGAGTCGTACAACTTCCAGGGGAGCGGCGGGGGCCTGTCGTGTCCGCCCAACAGCTTGTCCCTGGACAACGGGATCGGGATGATGAACGGACACCTGGCGGGGAACATGGACGGCATGGCTCTGTCCGGCCACTCGATGACGCACTTGTCGGCCAACGGCGGCCACTCGTATATGGGGAGCTGCGCGGCGAACGCCGCCGAGGGGGGCTACCCTCACCACGACACCTCCGCCTCGCCTCTGCTCACCAGCGGCGGCGTGATGGAGCCGCACCCGGTCTATTCTAGCCCGGCGTCGGCGTGGGCTCCGAGTCCCAATAACGGAGCTTCTTACATCAAGCAGCAGCCACTGTCTCCGTGCAACCCCGGAGCCAACGCGCTGCAGCCCAGCCTGCCCACGCACTCGTTGGAGCAGCCTTACCTGCACCAGAACGGCCACACGGCCACGGACTTGCAAG gcaTCCCTCGGTACCATTCGCAGTCTCCGAGCATGTGTGACCGGAAGGAGTTCGTCTTCTCCTTCAACGCCATGACGTCGTCAGCCATGCACTCGCCGAGCAGCGGCTCCTACTACCACCACCAGCAGGTCTCCTACCAGGACATCAAGCCGTGCGTCATGTGA